From one bacterium genomic stretch:
- a CDS encoding 4Fe-4S binding protein has translation MSTSKLKGWKEIPIGGMILEAGNSARYETGGWRTFRPVMDRESCKNCLFCWIYCPDSAIAVENEKIKGIDLRYCKGCGVCAHECPANAIQMVEEAKL, from the coding sequence ATGAGTACCAGCAAATTGAAGGGGTGGAAGGAGATCCCTATCGGTGGAATGATCCTTGAAGCGGGAAATTCGGCCCGGTATGAAACCGGGGGCTGGCGGACTTTTCGTCCGGTCATGGACAGGGAGTCCTGCAAAAACTGCCTGTTCTGCTGGATTTACTGCCCGGATTCAGCTATTGCGGTCGAAAATGAAAAGATCAAGGGGATTGATCTTCGCTATTGCAAGGGGTGTGGAGTCTGTGCCCATGAATGTCCGGCCAACGCGATTCAGATGGTTGAGGAAGCCAAACTCTAA
- the recR gene encoding recombination mediator RecR, with protein MSIRAVDELVKEFKKMPGIGLKTAQRLSFYVLRISGQEADKLARAIMQVKEKVRYCSICSNITETDPCEICTNTKRDGQTICVVEEPKDILVIEKTGEYRGMYHVLMGAISPLDGIGPENLKIDSLIERVKSAAVKEVILATNPNAEGEATATYLSRLLKPLGVKVYRIARGLPVGSELEYADEVTVTKALEGKLEM; from the coding sequence GTGTCTATTCGAGCAGTGGATGAACTGGTAAAAGAATTTAAAAAGATGCCCGGCATCGGCTTAAAAACAGCCCAGCGTCTTTCTTTTTATGTATTGAGGATCTCCGGCCAGGAGGCGGATAAACTGGCCAGGGCAATCATGCAGGTCAAGGAGAAGGTAAGATACTGCTCTATTTGCAGCAATATTACCGAGACAGACCCCTGCGAGATCTGCACCAATACCAAACGTGACGGCCAGACCATCTGTGTAGTGGAAGAGCCCAAAGACATCCTGGTCATTGAAAAGACGGGAGAATACCGGGGGATGTACCATGTTCTCATGGGAGCCATTTCTCCCCTGGATGGGATCGGGCCGGAAAACCTGAAAATCGACAGTCTGATTGAGCGGGTCAAATCTGCGGCGGTGAAAGAAGTGATCCTGGCTACCAACCCGAATGCGGAAGGAGAAGCCACCGCCACCTATCTTTCACGACTCCTCAAGCCCTTGGGAGTCAAGGTATACCGGATTGCCCGGGGGCTTCCTGTGGGAAGCGAGCTGGAGTATGCCGATGAGGTCACGGTTACGAAAGCCCTTGAAGGGAAGCTGGAGATGTAG
- the porA gene encoding pyruvate ferredoxin oxidoreductase, whose amino-acid sequence MGKPVAMTGNIAVANAMRQINPDVCAAYPITPSTEVMQQFASFVADGKVDTELVTVESEHSAMSACIGAAAAGGRVMTATSANGLALMWEMLYIASGNRLPIVMMVVNRALSAPINIHGDHSDGMGARDSGWIQFYSENAQEAYDNLIQAVVIGQNRDVRLPVMVGMDGFIISHSIENLELLSDQQVKDFIGEYIPLYPLLNIKQPVTFGPLDLQDYYSEHKRQQAEAMKLAKPVILKVAQDFAAVSGRKYGFFETYRLEDAEIAILTLGSSAGTARFVVDEARERGVKVGLIKLRLFRPFPMEELQAALGQVKALAVMDRCDSFGAAGGPVFSEVRSALYDLSPRPAVINYIYGLGGRDLGIAHIEQVIRDLQEIRQTGKVKELITYLTVRE is encoded by the coding sequence ATGGGGAAACCGGTAGCTATGACCGGCAATATCGCCGTGGCCAACGCCATGAGGCAAATCAATCCGGATGTCTGTGCCGCCTATCCGATTACGCCTTCAACCGAGGTGATGCAGCAGTTTGCCTCGTTCGTTGCCGACGGGAAAGTGGATACGGAACTGGTGACGGTAGAGAGTGAACATAGTGCCATGAGCGCCTGCATCGGGGCTGCCGCAGCAGGCGGACGGGTCATGACCGCAACTTCAGCCAATGGTCTTGCCCTGATGTGGGAAATGCTCTATATCGCCTCCGGCAATCGCCTGCCGATCGTCATGATGGTGGTCAACCGGGCACTGAGCGCGCCCATCAATATCCATGGAGACCACAGTGACGGCATGGGAGCCAGGGATTCCGGGTGGATTCAGTTTTATTCGGAAAATGCCCAGGAAGCATACGACAACCTCATTCAGGCCGTCGTCATCGGCCAGAACAGGGATGTACGGCTTCCGGTAATGGTCGGCATGGATGGTTTTATCATCAGCCATTCGATTGAAAATCTTGAGCTTTTATCTGATCAGCAGGTCAAGGATTTTATCGGGGAGTATATCCCCCTCTATCCTCTGTTAAATATAAAACAACCGGTCACGTTCGGACCACTGGACCTTCAGGATTACTATTCCGAGCACAAACGCCAGCAGGCCGAAGCCATGAAACTTGCCAAGCCGGTGATCCTGAAAGTGGCTCAGGATTTTGCCGCTGTAAGCGGAAGAAAATACGGCTTTTTTGAAACCTATCGCCTGGAGGACGCCGAGATCGCCATCCTCACCCTCGGCTCTTCAGCCGGAACCGCCCGGTTCGTGGTAGATGAGGCGCGTGAGCGGGGAGTCAAGGTGGGGCTGATCAAGCTTCGACTCTTTCGTCCATTCCCCATGGAAGAGCTGCAGGCGGCACTTGGACAGGTTAAAGCCCTGGCAGTTATGGACCGCTGTGATTCCTTTGGCGCTGCCGGAGGCCCGGTCTTTTCCGAAGTCCGCTCCGCCCTGTACGACCTTTCTCCCCGGCCGGCGGTGATCAATTATATCTATGGCCTTGGGGGGCGGGACCTTGGAATCGCCCATATCGAGCAGGTCATCCGGGATCTTCAGGAAATCAGGCAAACCGGAAAGGTCAAGGAACTTATCACCTATCTCACGGTCCGGGAATAG
- a CDS encoding 2-oxoacid:acceptor oxidoreductase family protein has protein sequence MQEITEVRWHGRGGQGTVTAAKIFAETAMSQGKYVQAFPEYGPERMGAPLRAYNRVSAKPMSLHCQVTNPKIVAVVDATLLGTVDVTEGTPQDAIFIINTPDDPKTVRETYRIAHGAVFTVDATRIALETLGKPIPNTPILGALARITDTISKEHLIEDTKVNLGKKLSAEIVKKNIEAITRAYEEVKGE, from the coding sequence ATGCAGGAAATAACTGAAGTGCGCTGGCATGGCAGAGGGGGGCAGGGAACTGTCACGGCAGCCAAAATCTTTGCTGAAACGGCTATGAGCCAAGGCAAGTACGTCCAGGCATTCCCGGAGTACGGGCCGGAGCGGATGGGGGCACCCCTGCGGGCCTACAACCGGGTTTCGGCCAAACCCATGTCGCTTCATTGCCAGGTTACCAATCCCAAAATTGTGGCCGTGGTTGACGCTACCTTACTGGGCACGGTGGATGTAACGGAAGGGACGCCGCAGGATGCCATCTTCATCATCAACACCCCGGACGATCCCAAAACGGTGCGAGAAACCTACCGCATCGCTCATGGAGCGGTCTTTACCGTGGATGCAACGCGCATCGCTCTTGAGACCCTGGGCAAACCCATTCCCAATACTCCCATCCTGGGCGCTCTGGCCAGAATAACGGACACCATCAGCAAGGAACATCTGATAGAAGACACCAAGGTCAATTTAGGCAAAAAGTTGAGTGCCGAGATAGTGAAAAAAAACATTGAGGCCATCACCCGGGCCTACGAGGAGGTAAAAGGCGAATGA